In Acidisarcina polymorpha, the DNA window GCCAACGACAATTTCTTGAAGGTCCTTGGCTACAGCCTTGACGAAATCAAAGGAAGGCACCACCGGATGTTCGTTGATGTGGCCGAACAGAATTCGCCGGCATACGCGGAATTCTGGGCAAGACTCAACCGTGGCGAGTACCAGGCAGCGGAATACAAGCGCATCGCCAAGGGCGGCCGCGAAGTTTGGATTCAGGCATCTTACAATCCGATCCTCGACTCGGCCGGGAAGCCCTTCAAGGTGGTGAAGTTCGCCACCGACGTCACCGCGCAGAAGCTGATCAACATCGACCTCTCCGGGCAGATAGCGGCGATCAGCAAGTCGCAGGCGGTGATTGAGTTTCAGATGGATGGCACAATCCTCACCGCCAACGAAAACTTCCTCCATGTGCTCGGATACTCACTTGAGGAAGTCAAGGGCCGGCACCATCGCATGTTTGTCGATCCGGCAGAGCAAAACAGCCCGGCCTATGCCGACTTCTGGGTGAGGCTGAATCGCGGGGAGTACCAGTCCGCCGAGTACAAGCGGATTGGCAAGGGCGGCAAAGAGGTTTTCATCCAGGCTTCCTACAACCCCATCCTTGATCTGAACGGCAAGCCGTTCAAGGTGGTCAAGTTCGCCACCGATGTCACCGAACAGGTCAAGATGCGCCGCGGCATGGCGGAACTGCTGGACACCATCGGCGGGACAGCCATCGCCATCGCCGCCTCGGCTGAAGAGTTGACCACCGTCAGTCAGCAGTTGACGACGAACGCGGGAGACACGGCGCAGCAGGCCAACGCGGCCTCGGCGACGAGTGAGCAGGTCTCGGCCAACGTGAATGTGGTGGCGGCCAGCTCAGAGGAGATGATGGCATCCATCCGCGAGATCTCGAAGAGTGCGACGGAAGCGGCGCGCGTCGCCAAGGCCGCAGTGACGATCGCCGAGACGACCAACCAGACGATTCATCAACTGGGTACATCGAGTTCTGAGATCGGCAAGGTGATCAAGGTCATCACCTCGATCGCGCAACAGACTAACTTGCTGGCACTCAACGCCACCATTGAGGCGGCCCGCGCCGGCGAAGCTGGCAAGGGCTTCGCAGTCGTGGCGAACGAGGTGAAGGAACTGGCCAAGGAGACCGCGCGAGCCACCGAAGAGATTGGGCAGAAGATCGAGGCGATCCAGACTGATACTCAGGCCGCGGTCAAAGCCATCGGTGAAGTCAGCCAAATCATCAACCAGGTGAACGATATCTCGAACGTCATCGCCTCTGCGGTCGAAGAGCAGACGGCGACGACTACCGAGATCGGGCGCAATGTGACTGAGGCGGCAATGGGGACAAACGAGATCGCCGGGAGCATCTCGGGCGTCGCCAAGTCAGCGCAGCTGACCATGGCAGGAGCATCGGACACGCAAACCGCAGCGCGTTCCTTGAGTGAAATGGCAGCGAGTCTCCAACTGCTGTCGAGCCGCGCGAAAGAGTCCTGAGGCTTCTTGAATGGAGCGCCCGCCGATCACCGTGCCGGGCGCTCTCGAGGTCGTCGCTTCGAGCAACGATATTGAACCTTCCGTCTCATCCGTTCGCCTGAGGAGTTCAAGCCGGAGCGCTCTCCCGAAACTCCGGGCAACTGCGCTGTGTTCCTCAGCGGTTTCGACGGGCTCAACTCTGCTGGCTGCAATGTCCGAACGAGAAGAACTCCTGGAGTTCCGTTCCCGGAGTTCGACTTGAGTTCCGCGGGGATCCGAATGCCGCACCAGAAAGGAGCGTCGAGACCGTTATGCCAAATAAAGTGCTGATAGTCGATGACTCGCGCGCGATGCGATGCATCTTGGCCAAAATTATTGCGGGGCTGGGCTTCGAGGTCTTGCAGGCAGGCGACGGTCTTCAGGCCCTCGCCATCCTGGGGCACGAGCACTCGCAGGTGAGGCTGGTGTTGTCGGATTGGAATATGCCCACTATGGATGGCCTGGCTTTCGTGAAGGCAGTGCGAGCCGACCAGCGGTTTGCTGCGCTGCCGATCGTTATGGTGACCACGGAGACCCATATCGAGCAAATGATTGTTGCCCTGAGCGCAGGGGCCAACGAGTACATCATGAAGCCGTTTACGACCGAGATGGTTGAAGACAAGCTCCGCATGCTTCAAGTGGTGAGGTAGGCTCCTATGAGTAACCAGATCCCATTTGAGACGCCCGGCAGCCGGCCTGGCGTGCGCGGGCCGGGTCGTCCAAAGATCCGCATCCTGGTGGTCGACGATTCGGTGGTGATCCGCCGCTTTCTCGCCCACGCGCTCAACGAAGA includes these proteins:
- a CDS encoding response regulator yields the protein MPNKVLIVDDSRAMRCILAKIIAGLGFEVLQAGDGLQALAILGHEHSQVRLVLSDWNMPTMDGLAFVKAVRADQRFAALPIVMVTTETHIEQMIVALSAGANEYIMKPFTTEMVEDKLRMLQVVR
- a CDS encoding methyl-accepting chemotaxis protein — its product is MASSHSSHGSSIANVLVSTRGKGTPVTVPATNGRRSSAMDTAATDAALEFQQQLAAIGKSQAVIEFQMDGTILTANDNFLKVLGYSLDEIKGRHHRMFVDVAEQNSPAYAEFWARLNRGEYQAAEYKRIAKGGREVWIQASYNPILDSAGKPFKVVKFATDVTAQKLINIDLSGQIAAISKSQAVIEFQMDGTILTANENFLHVLGYSLEEVKGRHHRMFVDPAEQNSPAYADFWVRLNRGEYQSAEYKRIGKGGKEVFIQASYNPILDLNGKPFKVVKFATDVTEQVKMRRGMAELLDTIGGTAIAIAASAEELTTVSQQLTTNAGDTAQQANAASATSEQVSANVNVVAASSEEMMASIREISKSATEAARVAKAAVTIAETTNQTIHQLGTSSSEIGKVIKVITSIAQQTNLLALNATIEAARAGEAGKGFAVVANEVKELAKETARATEEIGQKIEAIQTDTQAAVKAIGEVSQIINQVNDISNVIASAVEEQTATTTEIGRNVTEAAMGTNEIAGSISGVAKSAQLTMAGASDTQTAARSLSEMAASLQLLSSRAKES